One Natrinema longum genomic window carries:
- a CDS encoding CBS domain-containing protein — translation MELPTPADLRQRRTELGLTQSELADTADVSQPLIARIEGGDVDPRLSTLRRIVNALETAESDVIRADDLMNEAVVSVAPADPVSDAAQKMEEEAYSQLAVIQDGIPVGSISQSDLVHLDSDDRDEPIEDHMSESFPTVSKDATLDEISNLLEHYKAVMITEAGETVGIITEADIAARLS, via the coding sequence CCCGACGCCCGCGGACCTCCGACAACGTCGTACCGAACTCGGACTTACCCAGAGCGAACTGGCGGACACGGCCGACGTCTCCCAGCCGCTGATCGCCCGCATCGAGGGCGGGGACGTCGATCCGCGGCTCTCGACGCTCCGGCGGATCGTCAACGCCCTGGAAACGGCCGAGAGCGACGTCATCCGCGCCGATGATCTCATGAACGAGGCCGTCGTCAGCGTCGCGCCGGCGGACCCCGTCAGCGATGCCGCCCAGAAGATGGAGGAAGAAGCCTACTCCCAGCTGGCAGTGATTCAGGACGGGATCCCGGTGGGATCGATCAGCCAGAGCGACCTCGTCCACCTCGACTCCGACGACCGCGACGAACCCATCGAGGACCACATGAGCGAAAGCTTTCCGACCGTCTCGAAAGACGCCACCCTCGACGAGATCAGCAACCTCCTCGAGCACTACAAGGCCGTGATGATCACCGAAGCCGGCGAAACCGTCGGGATCATCACCGAGGCCGACATCGCCGCGCGGCTCTCCTGA